A region of the Denitrificimonas caeni genome:
CCTACGAAATGACGGTCGGTGATGACACTTTCACCGCCTTTAGTTGGGAAAATACCGACCGCGCGGAAGCGTTACGCGCTGCTGCTGGTCTGTAAGCTGCTTAGGCACAACAGCTTTGCGCTTCGCGTGGAGCTGTTGTTGCGCGAATGCTTAGTGCTGCAGTCCTATCTGGCTGCACATTAAACCCTGCTTTACACCCTGCACTGTCTATCTCTAGCACTATTTGCGACTGTCTTTAATGCCGCCTTCTTGGTGGTTATCCGCTATAATCTCGACTTTGCTTAATTACAAACGTTGCCCCCTGTGCTCAGGTGGGCGAAAATAGCCGCCTTTATTTTAATTTTAGCGTCAGGAGATTCAGTAATGCCCAGCCGTCGTGAGCGAGCCAATGCCATTCGCGCCCTCAGCATGGATGCTGTGCAAAAAGCCAACAGTGGCCACCCGGGTGCCCCGATGGGTATGGCGGATATCGCCGAAGTCTTGTGGCGTGATCATCTGAAGCACAATCCGAAAAATCCCCAGTGGATCGATCGTGACCGCTTTGTGTTATCCAATGGTCACGGCTCTATGCTGCTGTATTCACTGCTGCATTTAACCGGTTATGACGTCAATCTGGATGACCTGAAAAGTTTCCGTCAATTGCACAGCCGTACCCCAGGTCACCCTGAGTACGGTTACACCGCTGGCGTAGAAACCACCACTGGCCCACTCGGTCAGGGTTTAGCCAATGCGGTGGGTTTTGCCTTAGCGGAAAAAGTCATGGCGGCGCAGTTCAACCGTCCTCAACATGAAATTGTTGATCACCAAACCTATGTGTTCTTAGGTGATGGCTGCTTGATGGAAGGTATTTCCCATGAGGTCTGCTCATTAGCCGGTACTTTGGGCTTGAGTAAACTCACCGCTTTTTATGATGACAATGGCATTTCCATTGATGGTCAGGTGCAAGGCTGGTTCAGTGATGACACCCCACGCCGTTTTGAAGCCTACGGTTGGCACGTGATCCGTAATGTTGACGGCCACAACCCAGATGAAATTGAAGTCGCCATTGAAGCGGCGCGCGAAAGTGATAAGCCAACATTAATTTGCTGCAAAACCGTGATTGGTTTTGGTTCGCCCAACCGTGGCGGCAAAGAAACCAGCCACGGTGCGCCACTGGGTGATGAAGAAATTGCCTTAACCCGCGCCGAACTGAACTGGCCACACGGCCCATTTGAAATTCCAGCGGATATCTACGCAGAGTGGAACGCAGACGCAGCTGGTGCGAAAGCCGAAGCTGAGTGGGACGCACGCTTTGCTGCTTATGCAGCTGAGTACCCAGAGCTGGCCGCTGAGTTTAAGCGCCGCATGGCCGGTGATTTACCGGCGGACTTTGCTGAGAAAGCTGCGCAGTACATTGCTGAAGTTGCCGCTAAAGGTGAAAGCATTGCCAGCCGTAAAGCCAGCCAAAACAGCCTCAATGCTTATGGCCCATTGCTGCCTGAGTTGCTGGGTGGTTCTGCTGACCTTGCCGGCTCTAACCTGACTTTATGGGAAGGCTGCAAAGGCGTTTCAGAAGTGGATGCCTCTGGTAACTACGTGTTCTACGGTGTGCGCGAGTTTGGTATGAGCGCCATTATGAATGGTGTGGCATTGCATGGCGGTTTGATTCCCTACGGCGCAACCTTCCTGATGTTTATGGAGTACGCCCGTAACGCAGTGCGCATGTCAGCGTTGATGAAGCAACGTGTGCTCTATGTGTTTACCCACGACTCCATTGGTTTGGGTGAAGACGGTCCAACCCACCAGCCGATTGAGCAGCTGACCAGTTTGCGTACCACGCCCAATCTTGATACCTGGCGTCCTTGTGATGCGGTGGAATCTGCGGTGTCGTGGAAGTATGCGTTAGAGCGTAAACACGGTCCCAGCGCCCTGATTTTCAGTCGCCAAAACCTCGATCACCAAGAGCGCACTGCTGCGCAAATTGCTGATATCGAGCGCGGTGGTTATATCCTCAAAGATTGCGCCGGCGAGCCTGAGTTGATCTTGATTGCGACCGGTTCAGAAGTGGGCTTGGCAGTGAGTGCCTATAACGCACTGACAGAGCAAGGCCATAAAGTACGTGTAGTTTCTATGCCGTGCACCAGCGTGTTTGATGCGCAAGATGCCGAGTACAAGCAAGCAGTCCTGCCCATCGAAGTGGGTGCGCGCATTGCTATTGAAGCCGCACACGCTGACTTCTGGTACAAGTACGTCGGTCTTGATGGCCGTGTAATTGGCATGACCACTTACGGCGAGTCAGCACCGGCTAATCAGTTGTTTGAGATGTTTGGCTTCACGGTTAATGATGTACTTAACGTTGCTGCAGAGTTGCTCGACGACGAGTAAGCAGCACTAGTATCGCCGCGCATGACTATCGTTGTGCGCGGCTTGTTTCTGTAAAGCTTTCAAGAAAGGATTGTTATGTCTGCACGCCCATTTCGAGTTGCCCTAAATGGTTACGGCCGT
Encoded here:
- the tkt gene encoding transketolase, whose product is MPSRRERANAIRALSMDAVQKANSGHPGAPMGMADIAEVLWRDHLKHNPKNPQWIDRDRFVLSNGHGSMLLYSLLHLTGYDVNLDDLKSFRQLHSRTPGHPEYGYTAGVETTTGPLGQGLANAVGFALAEKVMAAQFNRPQHEIVDHQTYVFLGDGCLMEGISHEVCSLAGTLGLSKLTAFYDDNGISIDGQVQGWFSDDTPRRFEAYGWHVIRNVDGHNPDEIEVAIEAARESDKPTLICCKTVIGFGSPNRGGKETSHGAPLGDEEIALTRAELNWPHGPFEIPADIYAEWNADAAGAKAEAEWDARFAAYAAEYPELAAEFKRRMAGDLPADFAEKAAQYIAEVAAKGESIASRKASQNSLNAYGPLLPELLGGSADLAGSNLTLWEGCKGVSEVDASGNYVFYGVREFGMSAIMNGVALHGGLIPYGATFLMFMEYARNAVRMSALMKQRVLYVFTHDSIGLGEDGPTHQPIEQLTSLRTTPNLDTWRPCDAVESAVSWKYALERKHGPSALIFSRQNLDHQERTAAQIADIERGGYILKDCAGEPELILIATGSEVGLAVSAYNALTEQGHKVRVVSMPCTSVFDAQDAEYKQAVLPIEVGARIAIEAAHADFWYKYVGLDGRVIGMTTYGESAPANQLFEMFGFTVNDVLNVAAELLDDE